A DNA window from Helianthus annuus cultivar XRQ/B chromosome 15, HanXRQr2.0-SUNRISE, whole genome shotgun sequence contains the following coding sequences:
- the LOC110910407 gene encoding uncharacterized protein LOC110910407, with translation MSKSLFLKIVSDVEAYDEWFQEGLDGRMKKSFTPLQKVTSAIKQLATGNPPDEGDEYLNMSERTSRECLEYFCETVCKRYGGEFLRRPTSHDVALLYQAHEDRHHLPGMLGSLDCTHFVWRMCPTELRGQYMRGDHQYPTVMLEAVASQDLWIWHAFCGPAGSQNGINVLQQSPLFYTT, from the coding sequence atgtccaagtctttgttcctaaaaattgttagtgacgtggaagcgtatgacgagtggtttcaagaaggcttagacgggagaatgaagaaaagctttacaccgttgcaaaaggttacttcggcaattaaacaacttgcaaccggtaacccaccagacgagggggacgagtatttaaatatgtctgaaaggacctctcgtgagtgccttgaatatttctgcgagacggtatgtaaaaggtatggcggtgaattcctacgtagaccaacgagccacgacgtcgcgctattgtatcaggctcatgaggataggcatcacctacctggtatgttagggagtctggattgtacacacttcgtctggagaatgtgtcccacagaattgcgtggacaatacatgagaggcgatcatcaatacccgacggttatgttagaagcggtagcgtctcaagatttgtggatttggcatgctttttgtgggccagcgggttcacaaaacggcatcaacgtgctgcaacaatctccgttattttacacaacatga
- the LOC110910405 gene encoding phosphatidate cytidylyltransferase 1, which translates to MIKENDGSVPVTHTGRARRRRGSNEVPADVDQSNGTKLLPNDQNKYKSMLVRAYSTIWMIGGFIFVVYMGHLYIWAMIVIIQIFMAKELFNLLRKAHEDKQLPGFRLLNWHIFFTAMLFVYGRIQ; encoded by the exons ATGATAAAGGAAAATGATGGTTCTGTCCCCGTTACACACACGGGACGAGCCCGGCGCCGTAGAGGTTCAAATGAG GTTCCAGCTGATGTGGACCAATCAAATGGAACGAAGTTGCTACCAAATGATCAAAATAAGTATAAATCAATGTTGGTGCGTGCGTATTCAACTATCTGGATGATCGGTGGTTTTATATTTGTCGTCTACATGGGGCATCTTTATATATGGGCCATGATCGTCATAATACAAATCTTCATGGCGAAAGAGCTTTTTAATCTGTTAAGAAAAGCACATGAAGACAAACAGCTCCCTGGTTTCAGGCTATTAAATTG GCATATCTTCTTCACGGCGATGCTGTTTGTATATGGTCGGATTCAGTAG